The genomic interval CTAGCCTTTAGTCTTCCTCAACGAACATATAAGTCCGTTAAGTACTTTTTCAGTTTCAATCAACAACTTTTCGCAATCTGCAGACATGATCTCTTCACAATAGTTTAAACGTACAGCAAGGGAAAATTGATACCGCAGCTCACGTAAAGAACCAAAAGCTATTTCTAAAAACCTGAGATAGTCTGCCTGACTAAAACGGGCAC from Desulfonatronovibrio magnus carries:
- a CDS encoding four helix bundle protein, with the translated sequence MRDHTKLRAFELADEVALSIYRLTASFPREEIYCLTSQMRRAAISVPSNIVEGCARFSQADYLRFLEIAFGSLRELRYQFSLAVRLNYCEEIMSADCEKLLIETEKVLNGLICSLRKTKG